Proteins from a genomic interval of Corythoichthys intestinalis isolate RoL2023-P3 chromosome 3, ASM3026506v1, whole genome shotgun sequence:
- the LOC130913555 gene encoding eosinophil peroxidase-like encodes MFRLACLLLAAFCLQWQVNAKFTMEEIEKAVHQAMEKVDSAYEYSRQECLNRITRHEARPQDVLRFLRQPKGITREVARSADYFDTTLNILRTSSETRKKRSIEAADELEEEHLAFIEKLVGCAPRTGFPSCKTTPNVNTFRTASGVCNNEANPRWGASNIPFLRWLPAEYQDGISLPRGWDPVKINGFLLPLVREVSNRVLSTPVNEIVNDTVFTHLLASFGQWSDHDQTLAPHSPVIRTFSNGLDCDESCERSEPCFPIPIPKGGPRFGIQECIPFFRSSATCGSGNTAFFFGGNATVREQLNALTAFIDGGQVYGSDDVLAEELRDLTSDRGLLRVNEEYTDNGRELLPFTKMMANICATRARITNDSNAQEVLCFLAGDERTNENIILTSLHTLFFREHNRLARALGKLNPDWSGERIYQEARKILGAFLQIITFRDYLGHIVGPNEFSKTLSTYPGYDKFIDPSVTNVFATAAFRFGHTMIQPFVFRLDENYQESPLFPSPMLSRAFNAPWRIVFEGGIDPIIRGIVSQPAKLNIQDAIITDELRDRLFKFSFLLSLDLASLNMQRGRDHGLPGYTKWRKFCGLSQPRNRMELAEVLGNQELADKLLELYGTPENIDPWLAGVAEPLVKGGRVGPLFACLIARQYSNIRAGDRFWWENDGVFTKSQRASLMKMSLSRIICDNTGIDEVPKQPFLFQPRGSGFPSCKSIPEFDLSPWRDTPYGFFEPPTMAPPAPTMGPGYGQAGPPGPPGPPGPPGSSSSAKVAFSVRLGDNFPIPGLPITFHEAIYNGQNSYNTNTGIFLCVYPGVYEFTFNVAIYENSASVDLMRNGELILHSFTTKQNGYITASGITFIKLKEGDKVWLVANHGGNGLTKDSTFSGHLLFTE; translated from the exons ATGTTTCGGCTTGCGTGCCTGCTGCTCGCGGCGTTCTGTCTGCAATGGCAGGTGAATGCCA AATTCACCATGGAAGAGATTGAAAAAGCTGTTCATCAGGCAATGGAAAAGGTTGACTCGGCCTATGAATATTCGAGACAAGA GTGCCTGAATCGAATCACACGACATGAAGCCCGGCCTCAGGACGTACTGCGTTTTCTCCGACAACCTAAGGGAATTACCCGCGAGGTGGCCCGATCTGCCGACTATTTCGACACTACGCTGAACATCCTCAGAACGTCATCGGAAACACGTAAAAAACGCTCAATAGAGGCCGCAG ATGAGTTAGAAGAGGAACATTTGGCATTCATCGAAAAACTGGTGGGCTGCGCCCCTCGAACTGGTTTCCCCTCATGCAAGACAACGCCCAACGTTAACACATTCCGCACTGCAAGCGGCGTCTGCAACAACGA GGCAAATCCTCGTTGGGGAGCTTCCAacattccgttcctacgctggcttcCTGCTGAGTACCAGGATGGTATCTCTCTCCCACGTGGATGGGATCCTGTGAAAATCAATGgtttccttcttcctctg GTAAGAGAAGTATCCAACCGCGTCTTGTCCACACCTGTAAATGAAATAGTGAACGACACAGTCTTCACTCACCTGTTGGCCTCCTTTGGACAATGGTCAGACCATGACCAGACCTTAGCGCCGCATTCTCCGGTCATCCGTACATTCAGCAACGGTCTTGACTGCGATGAAAGCTGCGAGCGCTCCGAGCCGTGCTTCCCTATCCCC ATTCCCAAGGGTGGCCCACGTTTTGGCATCCAAGAGTGTATACCCTTTTTCCGATCATCAGCAACTTGTGGATCTGGCAATACAGCCTTCTTTTTTGGTGGCAACGCTACAGTGCGGGAACAGCTGAATGCTCTGACTGCTTTTATCGACGGGGGGCAGGTGTATGGATCGGATGACGTTTTAGCTGAAGAACTTCGTGACCTCACCTCAGATCGTGGATTGTTGAGAGTGAATGAGGAGTATACTGATAACGGCCGAGAACTCCTACCCTTTACCAAAATGATGGCCAATATTTGTGCAACCCGAGCTCGAATCACCAATGATTCAAATGCCCAGGAAGTCCTTTGCTTTTTGGCTG GTGATGAACGCACCAACGAGAATATCATTTTGACCTCGTTGCACACGCTGTTCTTCCGTGAGCACAACCGTCTGGCTCGAGCCCTGGGCAAATTGAATCCTGATTGGAGCGGCGAGAGAATCTATCAGGAAGCCCGCAAGATCTTAGGAGCGTTTCTCCAG ATAATCACATTCAGAGACTACCTAGGCCACATAGTCGGTCCAAACGAATTCTCCAAGACCCTCTCTACCTACCCAGGCTATGACAAATTTATCGACCCATCCGTCACCAATGTATTCGCAACGGCGGCCTTTCGATTCGGCCATACAATGATCCAGCCGTTTGTCTTCCGGCTCGATGAAAATTATCAGGAAAGCCCCTTGTTTCCCTCTCCAATGTTGAGCAGAGCCTTCAACGCACCATGGAGGATTGTCTTTGAAG GGGGGATAGACCCAATCATCAGAGGGATTGTGAGTCAGCCAGCTAAGTTGAACATTCAAGATGCCATCATAACTGATGAGCTGAGAGACCGGCTGTTTAAATTCTCTTTCCTACTGTCACTGGATCTGGCATCTCTCAACATGCAACGTGGACGGGACCACGGACTCCCAG GGTATACCAAATGGCGCAAGTTCTGTGGTCTTTCACAACCCCGAAATAGGATGGAGCTGGCTGAGGTGCTGGGAAATCAGGAATTGGCTGACAAACTTCTAGAACTTTATGGCACACCCGAGAACATTGACCCGTGGTTGGCAGGAGTCGCAGAGCCACTCGTGAAAGGAGGAAGAGTCGGTCCCTTGTTTGCCTGCCTGATTGCGAGGCAGTACAGTAACATAAGAGCGGGAGATCG ATTTTGGTGGGAGAACGACGGAGTGTTCACCAAGTCACAGCGAGCGTCTTTGATGAAGATGTCGCTTTCCCGCATTATCTGCGACAATACCGGTATCGATGAAGTTCCAAAACAACCTTTCCTGTTCCAGCCAAGAGGATCCGGTTTTCCCTCTTGCAAGAGCATCCCTGAGTTtgatctcagtccatggagagacACCC CATATGGATTTTTCGAACCACCAACAATGGCCCCTCCAG CACCAACCATGGGACCCGGATACGGACAAGCTGGACCTCCCGGACCTCCAGGACCTCCTG GACCTCCAGGTTCCTCGTCTTCTGCCAAAGTGGCCTTTTCTGTCCGATTGGGAGATAATTTCCCCATTCCTGGTCTTCCTATCACCTTCCACGAGGCCATCTACAATGGGCAGAACAGCTACAACACCAACACTGGCATCTTTCTTTGTGTCTATCCCGGAGTGTACGAATTCACTTTCAATGTCGCAATTTACGAGAATTCCGCAAGTGTTGATCTGATGCGCAATGGCGAGTTAATTTTGCATTCTTTCACCACCAAACAGAATGGTTATATAACTGCGAGTGGAATCACCTTTATTAAACTGAAAGAGGGGGACAAGGTATGGCTTGTGGCTAACCATGGTGGTAATGGTTTGACCAAAGATAGCACTTTTTCGGGCCATTTGCTCTTCACTGAGTAG